Genomic window (Cryptococcus neoformans var. grubii H99 chromosome 9, complete sequence):
GTATAGAGTTGGGGTCCTCAGTGAGATAGCGACGCGGTTGGCGAAACGTAACGGCGATATAGGCTGGAGTGTAGGCGTATCCGCTCCGGTAATAGGCAGAGAATTCTGCTTGTTTCCATGCTCGTCATTTGCTTCGTCTTCTGAACGCCGAAAGTCTGCCATGGCACTCCGAAAGGACAATTCAGTTAGGTGTGATCGAAAACAAGTTTCAGAGGGATTTGTAACGATCGCTTTTGCAAATTCAGTGATGCCCGTCGCTGCACAAGACAGTGTACTCACCACCGATTAGCAGAAAGACAAAGACGAGGAGCCACAAGATGATGCTCCTGTTGGTCTGGCTGGTGGGCTGCAGCAGGTGTGCCCATTGTTGGTCAGTATCTGGCGGGCGTATCTGCTGGCCGAGGAGAGCCAGGACTGCGTCCCTCATTCGCTCTGACAGTGAGCGGAGGGACATGGCGGGAGATGGGGGGAGGAATAGTGGACAGAAGAGATTTGTAGGAGAACGCTCGTAGTGCAAGAGGAAATAGAACAAGGTTTTAGTGCGAATCGTCTTTGCCACATTATATAACACCGCTATCCCCGACTACGTATACCTCGCCCCCCCTGTCCCACTCATACACCATACATCCACTCTCACAACACAAGAGGTAGGCATTTCCCCTTGCTGCCCAGCTTACGCCCAGATGCCAGGTCCCCTCTACCGTGATCCTTGGGCCGCCCGAGAGGCGTGGCGAAAGTCCCCCATCTTCAGCAACAAGGCCATGTTCCGGTGCGTATCTCTTTTGTTCTGTAATCGACATCTTTCTAATGATGATATAGGAGCATGTTCCCCGGTCTCGGCACTGCGATCGTTGCTTTCACCGCCTATGTTATCTACGACGACTTTTTCGCTGCCAAATCATCACATGGCCATGCCCACGGCAAGGAGCACCCAAAGACACTTGCGATGTAGGaatggaaaggagatgTAACATTATTTGCATACGCTGTGTATGGTGTGTGCTGAGAGATACAACGGATGCTGGGCTGCAGATGCTGATGACAGAGACGATGGGATGGGATAACTTTGGCGCCAGCTGCGATGGTGCTGTGGCCCAGTGGTAATGCTCGCATTTGCGGAAAAGTGCAGAGGATAGGGGATAGCTCGATATTATTTATTGTTATTTTTATCGGGCCACGCCGCTGGGTATTATTTAATTATTGTTATTTTTATCGGAGAAGGCCACCCGATGTTATTATGTATGTTAATCGGGTGCGCCACTCGTCGGTATTATTTCCGCTCAAGGAGGCGCGCCAGTCCGTGTTATTTTTTACTATTCAAGAAGGCGCTCCATTCGCTGTTATTTTCCTTTCAAAAGGCGCGCCGCTTAGTGTTATTTATACCCATTGTTGCTTCCCGTTACCCTTGGCGTCAACAACTTTGTCACAtgcccttctctctttctgcGTCATCGGTGTCATTCATTTGTTTCTCTTGCTCTGCTCTCTTTCCCACTTCCTCTGTAAACCCGTACCCCGTACAATGCTCCTCCCAGTAATtactcctctccttctggCGGCAGCCTCATATGCCCAGCAGTCGACTCCCAGAGTACTCGTCTATAGTGCTACAGCTCCAGACGGTTACCGCCACGATTCTATCCCAACTGCCATAGAGGTTCTTGGTCAGAATGCTGACAAGTATGGTGTCCAATTTGTCTTTTCCGAGTAAGCATCCCCTTATTGGCGTTGTTCGTGATTCACCATGCTCACACGAAAGCAGGGATATGCACATGTTCACCAATGAAACTTTGAGTGGTTTCGACGGTGTTATGTTCGTGTCCAActcggaagaaggtgtGCGACGCCCATTCACATGTGAATAGTATACTGATTTATTGCATTCAAGTGTTGGACGCACCTGGCAAGGCTGCTTTGCAGACATTCTTCCAGTCCGGAGGAGTTTACACCGGCGTGCACTCTGCTTCTACTTGTCTGACCGACGATCCCAACTATGGGCTGGCTTTGGGAGGTAAGTTCATGCCGTAAAGCGCACGTACGAATAATGCCTAACCGGCATATGCATAGCCTTCTTCGACTACCACCCTCCACTTCAAACTGCCGTACgttttttattttatttttatttattatttattttgGTTGTTTGTTTTCCCAGATATCAGTCAGTAGATACTAATGCGGATACCAGACATTTGAAAGGTTGAATACTACTCACCCCTCTGTGGCTAATGTACCTGATCGATGGACTTTCGTAAGTGCTGCACGTCATCGCTGGCGGCAAACGTTTATGAATGCCAATTGtagcaagaagaagtctATTACTTTAGCTCGAATCCTCGAGACAACGGCGCTATCGTTGTCTTGACTGTTGACGAGTCAAGCTATGTCAGTACGTACAGCCGAATTCAACAACTTGCGGGGCATCAGATCTTGACTGACCTTTTGGTATAGACAACGGCAGTTCCACAGGTGATTACTCTCAAATCCATGGTTCGCCTCACCCAATCGCATGGTATATCGAGTCTCCTCTTTCTGCTCAGCCTTTCGCAGAGTCGGTTTCTAAAGCTGGCCGATCCTTTTACACTTCTTTGGGACACCTTAACTCCAGTAAGTTCTCCTCTTTAGTCATTTGAAGTGCGAGTTATCCAAATTGACTTATTTACCATTTCAGCATGGCAGGATCAGACCTTTATAGGTCACCTCATGGGAGGCTTGATGTGGGCTTTGGATGGAGCGTCAACTAAGGCTTACGGCGTCGGAGTCGTCGGGAACGCCACCGCTCCATCCGCAGATAAAAGCACTGCTGCTAGCGGCTCTTTCACAAGTGGCGGGTCAACCGCTGCGGCTACCTCTGCTATAACCGCCGCGGCCGCTTCTGGATCCAGCACCACGGAATCTAGTGGCGGTGAACAGGTATTACCCGGTGGCGTCCTGATGACGTTGAGTGTAGGTATCCTAGGGACCGTTTTGGGTATGGGTTTGGCGCTTTAGGGCGTCGATGGTAGGCAAATCCTTCTAGGGGGTGGTAACGGACACTGGCTTTGGTGATTTATATTCCGACATGTTGGGGCAACGGACAATAACTATAGTTCTTGATGTTTTATATTACGATAGGGCAACGGACAACGAATTGCATGTCGATGTTCTCATATGTATGTTTCTTGTATCCCCGTGGGGCAGGCAGATCTTATTGCGAAATGTCCCGATGTttgcttttctttttccacaAACAGCGGAGTCTCTGGCATTAACACAGATTGGGTTATTATGCGGCTTGCAGAGGGCTTGGATTATCATGCAGCTTACCGGAGATTAAAAGTTATTTATACAGCTTGCTTGCCGGGGCAGTGCAACTCTATCATCATTGGGAGATCTAAACGTGAGATCCCAGCGAGGCTCGCAAAACATGGTTAGGCTCGGGCTAAGCTAATAATAAGGAATCGAGTGAGCATGGAAATACATATTGTGGAAATATGGGGCGAGACTTCCGTTATACAGCGCATATAGCAGAGACATAGTACATAATGGGAATCTGCACGTGATGATGAATTTTCGTAAAAACGTACTCTTCCACTTGCCTTCTGACCACTATTATCGCCACAGATACACCAGGCCTTCTCCAGTACCGTCGGCCACCCCTCCTATTACAGACTCATGCATTACGCATAATGCGATTTGTACAAAAGACACTcgagcaagaagatgagtTTGCTGAATATTTCTTGCTGTATTTTGCGTGATTTATCCAAGAAAGTGCGTTCTCTCGTCGTCGGCAGCACCTTGAAAACGTCTCTTGtatcatctcatctctcgACATTCCTTGGAAAAAAACAGCCACCATGTCCCGTCTTCCCCGTCTCTCCACGCTCACGCGTGCCCTCCGCCGTATGCACACAGACGGCCGACAAATCGACCACAATGGCCCATCGACTCCTCCCCCACACCACCATCCCCCCGCCGACCCCTCTGCCCacgctcctcttcctcaacctgTCATTACCGACGCTCCGCCTCTTGCCACCCCTGAACCTCGATCCacaaaaaagggaaagccCATATTCACTCGACCTGCCCGCCAAGTCACCGTTCATTTGCCCAGTGGTTACCCTGAACCAACAAAgtatcctcctcccgcaGAGTATTATGAAGGTTTAGAAGAAAAGCGGAAAGAGCCCCACCCGCTCTGGCAATTCTTCCACGTACCCGTAAAGTCGCAAGGAAGACCGACAGATGTTTACCCGAATCAAGGGTTTGGCAGTTTGGAATCCCTCGCACCGGAAGATGCAAACTTGCATAGTGGTgagtcttcttttctttcccggTTGTTTCCGGATAGTAGGAATACAAGTACTGACAAGTTATAAAAGGTCGAGCTTGGACAGCAGCAGAATTGAGACAAAAGAGTTTCAAAGAACTCCACACTTTGTGGTACGTTCTTTTGCGGGAGAGGAATGTACTTGCTACACAGAGGGAAGAGCGACGGAGGTTGGGTATCGGATCAAGGGTGGATGGTGTTTTGAACGCCAAGCGTGGATTCCGAgtaagtttttttttgaGTATCTATTTTGACAATCGATTGATCCAATCAGTGCCGAAAATCAATGGCGAGGATCAAGTACGTCCTCAACGAACGCCGTCTCGGTCTCATCGCTGCTGCCGGCCCTCATCTCCCCATCGATGCCCCTCACATCCCTTGGTCATCGTCTCCTACCACCGACCCTGCAGGAGCTACCGCTGCTATCCGAGGCGAACGTCCTGACTCTAAACGTATTGCCGAGCTTGAAGGTGCTGGTTTTGGTGGTAGCAGGCAATCAGAGTCGTTTatcgaggatgaggacgttgcggaggaggaggttgaggccAGGGATGAAGGTTTCGGAGGAGGCAAGGAAGCAGAGAAGTTTGTGGATGAGGTCGAAGTCAAGAATGgcaaggtggagaagaaggagtagAATGGTGCATTGGATGCACCTTTTTGGTCACTGCTGTGATGGCAGACGGAAGCGCTGGATTTCTTTGGTCTCTACTTACATGACATTGAATTCATCCCCAATCACAGCCATAGTTTACAAATATAATGGGTCTTCAGATACAGTAATAATTACATAACCGTAGGATTTTCtacaagaaaaaaaaaaacaggTAACCCAGACCCCCGTCAAAACAATTATCCAAGCCATCCATTCAAGTCAGACTATCAAGCCGTGGTCCAGTCATAtagaggaaagagggttGGGATCAAACTACTATGGATATATACCATGCGAGCACATTATCTTTTAGAGGGCCACTGCATCTTGGAAGTCATAGTTTTTGACTTTCCACGTCCGCCCGACTCCCGACTTCCCGCAGACTTCTCTCAGATTTCCGCTGACTTCCAGACTCTGATATCCTGCATACAATGTGACTATCATACTCATTCATACCAGCCAAACTTCCTTCAATGCATATGCATGCCATATCCTGTGACAGTCGCACACGATTTAATGTGGTATTTTGCGTGCAGCCAAcaaaggtggaggcagaCGACGTCACGCGCGGGCGAAAGACTACTGACGAGCATCGACGGacgatggatggatgaagCACAACTCGACTCTTTATATACTCGCATCCTATACACCTTATAACGACATATCCTCATGTCCTCGAGCAATCACTCGAGTATATCACCTCCAAACAAGCCAGCATCTGTCAACGATACCCCCGAAGCTGGTCCCTCCGTCCAATCACCGCGGTCCCGCACTTcgtccctttcctccatctccagctCAGCCTCTCGGAAGGGCAAAGAACGGGCCGCAGTGCCCAATGCGGATGACGGGTATAGTGAATTGAGCGAAACTGAAACTGAAAGTGGGGAGCAAAATAGTGAGGATgataatgatgatgatgacgatgacgatgaggagaaagaggagagtcAAAGCTCTGAAAGAAGCGGACATGAGTCGGAGAATAAAGATGGGTCGAATACCAAGGCAAAGTCAAgtgaagacgatgaagaacaaattgaagatgatggagaagaagatagtGAGGAATCGagtgacgaagaagaggaggaaccGTGAGCCACAAGCCACACGATAAAGGTCCATGTCTAATCCTCTTATAAAGAGCACTCAAGTACAGCAGATTAAAAGGTCGGATACCAGAGATCTTGGCCAAAGACTCTGCATCTACCATATCTGTGTCATCAAGATCTGTTGTTAGTTTTGAAGATTATGATTTACGCTCCTACAGACTGACAAGTTGTACAGGCTCTAGGGACACACAACGGGATGGTTCATATCTTGAGTTATGAAGGCGTCAAAATCAACTCTTTCAGGCCGCACGCAGCGAGTGTGACATGTTTGCGTATGGACGAGAGCGATGACTTTGTTGCGACTTCCAGTGTAGAAGGTGGGCCGTCATTtccgtcttcttttgcCATGCGCAGGACTAAAATCGCGAACAGGCCGCGTCGTGATTCATTCTCTAAGCACACCGGAATCTTATGCTTTTGATTACAAGCGTCCCATGCGTGCCGTTGCCCTTGAACCAGATTTTGCGAAAAAGAAGTCTAGGGCATTCGTTTGCGGTGGTATGGCGGGCAATTTGATCTTACaagagaagggatggatgggGTACAAAGAGCAAATTCTCCATTCTGGAGAGGGACCTATTTGGGCGATAGAATGGAGACGGAACCTCATCGCTTGGGCTAATGATCTTGTAAGACCAAGAGTATATGCAACTGGATTCATGCTGACCGTCAATATAGGGAGTAAAAATCTACGATACTAACACCGGCCAGCGAATAGGTTACATCGATCGCGGTGCATCTGCGCCTCGTGCCGAGCTCTTTAAATGCACCCTTCAATGGAAAGATGATCAGACTCTTCTAATTGGCTGGGCGGATCACATCAAGATTGTTCGCGTCCGCTCCCGTCCTTCGAGTCAGGCCTCTGGAAACCTTGCTCCCTTGACAGTCGAGATGACGGCCATCTATCAAGTCGATTGCATGATCTCTGGCGTCGCGCCGTTTGGAGGCTCATACGTCATACTCGCATACGTCGCCCCCGACAGATATGAAAACGAGGCTACCGATGACCCTACTGAACAGCGTCGAAAGGCGGCAAACCGACCAGAACTGAGGATTATCGATAAAGGCGAAGAAACCAATGCTGACGCACTGAGTCTAGCCAATTATCACATGTATGGCTGCAATGACTATTCCCTCGTTAAGTCTCAGAAACCTCAAGAGGAAGCATTCTTGGTCATCAGTCCTGCCGATGTCATTGTGGTTAGACCAAGAGATGAGGCTGACCATATCGAATGGCTggtggaaaaagaaagattCCAAGAGGCATTGGAAGCAGCCGAGGagatgcagaagaagcatGGCAGTGCATTGGACATGAAGGGAATTGGGTTGAAGTACATGCGACACCTCGTGAGCAAAGGTAGGCATAACTTTACCCAAGAGAATGGACTCTACGCTGATTAGCATTGCAGAGCAATTTGAACAAGCTGCAGGGCTTGCACCGAAGATCTTGGAACAGGATGTGGCGGCTTGGGAAAAATGGATAGACATTTTCGTGCAACATCAACAGCTACCTGTAGGCACTTCTGTCATTATACGTACTATATCATAGTGACTGATGATATTCTAGGCGATCATTCCATATATCCCGACGCAAAGGCCCAGGCTAGGAAGACGTGTGTACGAGATGGTGTTTACGCATCTTTTGATCAACGACAAACAGGCAAGCCCCAATTAATATGGAAGAATCGAACTAATACGTATAACAGGCTCTTCTAAAGGTCATCACATCTTGGCCCACAGAGATTTATGATCTGACAACATTGGTTGAAGCCATCCAGGGAGAGCTGCAGGCTTCTCATGACGACCCGCTTTTATTAGAGTGCTTGGGTGAATTGTATGTGGGAATTCTCAAGACTGGTTCTATACCGACATGGACTGACAACGTGCAACAGATATCTTATCAACCGCCTTCCTGCTAAAGCTCTCCCGTATTTCCTTCGTATTCGCAAACCCTATGTCTTTGATCTTATTAGAGAACACAATCTTTTCACCGCGGTTCGAGATCAGGCTCTTCAACTGGTTACTTTCGATCAAGAACGAAAGAAAGCCCAGGGCAAGGGGGAGAACCAAAGAGGCAAGAAGACGGATGATGCAGAGATGGTGAGTGTAGAGGGTGACAAAAGCAAGCACGGAGCCGCGATTCAATTACTCGTTGATCATGTCCACTCTATCCCTGTGAGTCAAATTTCTCACTAGCAGGTGTCATATTGACA
Coding sequences:
- a CDS encoding glycosyl-hydrolase — protein: MLLPVITPLLLAAASYAQQSTPRVLVYSATAPDGYRHDSIPTAIEVLGQNADKYGVQFVFSEDMHMFTNETLSGFDGVMFVSNSEEVLDAPGKAALQTFFQSGGVYTGVHSASTCLTDDPNYGLALGAFFDYHPPLQTATFERLNTTHPSVANVPDRWTFQEEVYYFSSNPRDNGAIVVLTVDESSYVNNGSSTGDYSQIHGSPHPIAWYIESPLSAQPFAESVSKAGRSFYTSLGHLNSTWQDQTFIGHLMGGLMWALDGASTKAYGVGVVGNATAPSADKSTAASGSFTSGGSTAAATSAITAAAASGSSTTESSGGEQVLPGGVLMTLSVGILGTVLGMGLAL
- a CDS encoding vacuolar protein sorting 41 — encoded protein: MSSSNHSSISPPNKPASVNDTPEAGPSVQSPRSRTSSLSSISSSASRKGKERAAVPNADDGYSELSETETESGEQNSEDDNDDDDDDDEEKEESQSSERSGHESENKDGSNTKAKSSEDDEEQIEDDGEEDSEESSDEEEEEPALKYSRLKGRIPEILAKDSASTISVSSRSVALGTHNGMVHILSYEGVKINSFRPHAASVTCLRMDESDDFVATSSVEGRVVIHSLSTPESYAFDYKRPMRAVALEPDFAKKKSRAFVCGGMAGNLILQEKGWMGYKEQILHSGEGPIWAIEWRRNLIAWANDLGVKIYDTNTGQRIGYIDRGASAPRAELFKCTLQWKDDQTLLIGWADHIKIVRVRSRPSSQASGNLAPLTVEMTAIYQVDCMISGVAPFGGSYVILAYVAPDRYENEATDDPTEQRRKAANRPELRIIDKGEETNADALSLANYHMYGCNDYSLVKSQKPQEEAFLVISPADVIVVRPRDEADHIEWLVEKERFQEALEAAEEMQKKHGSALDMKGIGLKYMRHLVSKEQFEQAAGLAPKILEQDVAAWEKWIDIFVQHQQLPAIIPYIPTQRPRLGRRVYEMVFTHLLINDKQALLKVITSWPTEIYDLTTLVEAIQGELQASHDDPLLLECLGELYLINRLPAKALPYFLRIRKPYVFDLIREHNLFTAVRDQALQLVTFDQERKKAQGKGENQRGKKTDDAEMVSVEGDKSKHGAAIQLLVDHVHSIPIDRVVRQLETKPQYLYIYLDALLDKDPQYSLPYSDRMVELYAAYDVDRLMPFLRTSNFYDLEKAYDVCKERDYVLEMVFLLGRMGNNKRALMLLIERLGDVERAIEFAKEQADEDLWEDLLAYSESRPDFIRALLEHVGAEINPIRLISRIRNGMEIPGLKPALVKILQASNLQVSLLEGCQHILNGDCGGLMGQLKKGQTNGLKASSTSTCAVCSKPAFTNPPSLVLIYLCRHLVHAECVLPEGVDLPIRQENASVAYLLADGGRMSGHGGAAWKTRNLGARLGYAAAVRVLVKQCPACERTGTLDKGT